One window from the genome of Acinetobacter sp. ANC 7912 encodes:
- the ribE gene encoding 6,7-dimethyl-8-ribityllumazine synthase: MAVRRIEGMLHLANEDRYAILVGRFNSFVVEHLLEGAIDTLKRHGVSEDNITVVHAPGAWELPVVAKKLAASDRFDAIIALGAVIRGSTPHFDFVAGECAKGLGVVGLDAGLPVINGVLTTDSIEQAIERSGTKAGNKGSEAALTAIEMVNLLKAI, translated from the coding sequence ATGGCAGTTCGCCGTATTGAAGGTATGTTACATCTCGCGAACGAAGACCGTTACGCGATCTTAGTTGGCCGTTTTAATAGCTTTGTTGTTGAACATCTGTTAGAAGGTGCCATTGATACATTGAAACGTCATGGCGTATCAGAGGATAATATCACTGTTGTTCATGCACCTGGTGCTTGGGAACTTCCTGTGGTTGCTAAAAAACTGGCTGCTTCAGATCGTTTCGATGCCATCATCGCGCTGGGCGCAGTGATTCGTGGCAGCACGCCTCACTTCGACTTCGTTGCAGGTGAATGTGCCAAAGGTTTAGGCGTGGTTGGCCTAGACGCTGGTCTTCCTGTAATTAATGGTGTATTGACTACGGACAGTATCGAACAGGCGATTGAACGCTCGGGTACAAAAGCAGGTAACAAAGGTAGTGAAGCTGCTTTGACTGCTATTGAAATGGTAAACTTGTTAAAGGCTATTTAA
- the ribBA gene encoding bifunctional 3,4-dihydroxy-2-butanone-4-phosphate synthase/GTP cyclohydrolase II gives MPLNTVEELVADIRAGKMVILMDDEDRENEGDLVIAATHVRPEDINFMITHARGLVCLTLSKERCQQLNLPLMVDANGAQHGTNFTLSIEAAKGITTGISAAERAHTIQTAVAAHAKPADIVQPGHIFPLMAQPGGVLHRAGHTEAGCDLARLAGLEPASVICEIIKEDGTMARRPDLEIFAEKHGLKIGTIADLIHYRMTNEQTVEHLDQQSIDTEYGTFELHRYREIGNPDIHLALVKGQPKDGVTTVRVHGFNPTRDLLKLNKQDGEPAWNLDRALKEISKSERGVLVWIGQRHLQDLGPALDALTAPKNVKSNAALSQQYQTIGVGAQILRDLGVEKMKLLSSPLRFNALSGFNLEVVEYITAQQTSEK, from the coding sequence ATGCCGCTCAATACCGTTGAAGAGCTCGTAGCAGATATCCGTGCAGGTAAAATGGTCATCCTGATGGATGATGAAGACCGTGAGAATGAAGGCGATCTTGTGATTGCTGCGACCCACGTGCGCCCTGAGGACATCAACTTTATGATCACTCATGCGCGTGGTTTGGTTTGCCTGACTTTAAGCAAAGAGCGTTGCCAACAGCTAAACTTACCACTCATGGTAGATGCCAACGGTGCACAACACGGTACCAACTTCACCCTGTCGATTGAAGCGGCTAAAGGCATTACCACCGGTATTTCTGCAGCAGAGCGTGCGCATACGATTCAGACTGCCGTTGCTGCACACGCCAAACCTGCTGATATCGTACAACCAGGCCACATCTTCCCATTGATGGCACAACCAGGCGGTGTCCTGCACCGGGCTGGTCATACTGAAGCGGGCTGTGATCTGGCACGTTTAGCTGGTCTGGAACCCGCTTCAGTGATCTGCGAGATCATTAAAGAAGACGGTACTATGGCACGCCGCCCAGATTTGGAGATCTTTGCCGAAAAACACGGTTTAAAAATCGGGACTATCGCCGACCTGATTCATTACCGTATGACCAATGAACAGACGGTCGAACATCTGGATCAGCAAAGCATTGATACCGAATACGGTACTTTTGAATTACACCGTTATCGTGAAATTGGAAATCCGGATATCCATTTAGCGCTAGTTAAAGGTCAACCAAAAGATGGTGTAACAACCGTTCGTGTCCATGGCTTTAATCCGACTCGTGACTTACTAAAACTGAATAAACAGGATGGCGAACCAGCCTGGAACCTGGACCGTGCACTAAAAGAAATTTCCAAGAGTGAACGCGGTGTTCTGGTCTGGATTGGTCAGCGTCATCTGCAAGACTTGGGCCCTGCCCTGGATGCCTTAACAGCACCAAAAAATGTGAAGTCGAATGCTGCACTTTCCCAGCAGTATCAGACTATTGGTGTGGGCGCACAGATTTTACGTGATTTGGGTGTTGAAAAAATGAAGCTGCTCAGCTCTCCATTACGTTTCAATGCCCTGTCAGGCTTTAACTTAGAAGTGGTGGAATACATCACCGCACAACAAACATCAGAGAAATAA
- a CDS encoding aldehyde dehydrogenase family protein produces MRYADPNTDGSKVQFKAQYENFIGGKWVPPVKGEYFDNISPVDGKAFTKVPRSSVEDIELALDAAHAAKQQWNSASPTTRSNILLKIADRLEENLELLAVAETWDNGKPIRETLAADIPLCIDHFRYFAGCIRAQEGGISEIDEDTIAYHFHEPLGVVGQIIPWNFPILMAAWKLAPALAAGNCIVLKPAEQTPVSILVLAELIQDILPPGVLNIVNGYGVEVGRPLATNPRISKIAFTGSTAVGQMIMQYATENIIPVTLELGGKSPNLFFEDIMDKEDDYLDKALEGFAMFALNQGEICTCPSRALVQESIADEFLARAVERVKRIKTGHPLDTTTMIGAQASQEQQDKILGCIATGREEGAEVLLGGSERQEVGQGFYIEPTIFKGSNEMRTFQEEIFGPVLAVTTFKDFDDAIRIANDTIYGLGAGVWSRSAHTSYRAGRAIQAGRVWTNCYHIYPAHAAFGGYKKSGIGRENHKMMLDHYQQTKNLLVSYSTKPAGFF; encoded by the coding sequence ATGCGTTACGCAGACCCTAATACCGACGGTTCAAAAGTACAATTCAAAGCCCAGTATGAAAACTTTATTGGTGGCAAATGGGTACCTCCGGTCAAAGGCGAATACTTTGACAACATTTCTCCAGTAGATGGTAAGGCCTTTACCAAAGTTCCACGTTCCTCAGTTGAAGATATCGAACTGGCACTGGATGCCGCTCATGCAGCCAAACAGCAATGGAATAGTGCATCGCCGACCACACGTTCCAATATTCTGCTCAAAATTGCCGATCGTCTTGAGGAGAATCTGGAACTATTGGCGGTGGCAGAAACCTGGGATAACGGCAAGCCAATCCGCGAAACCTTAGCTGCGGATATTCCACTATGTATTGACCATTTCCGTTACTTTGCCGGCTGTATCCGTGCGCAGGAAGGCGGCATTTCTGAAATTGATGAAGATACCATTGCCTATCATTTCCACGAGCCACTCGGTGTCGTTGGACAGATCATTCCCTGGAATTTCCCGATCCTGATGGCGGCATGGAAACTCGCACCCGCACTCGCTGCGGGCAATTGCATTGTGCTTAAACCCGCAGAACAAACCCCTGTCAGTATTTTAGTACTCGCTGAACTCATTCAAGATATCTTGCCACCGGGCGTTCTCAATATCGTGAATGGTTATGGTGTGGAAGTCGGTCGTCCCTTAGCCACCAATCCACGCATCTCGAAAATTGCCTTTACCGGATCCACCGCAGTCGGGCAAATGATTATGCAATATGCCACTGAGAATATTATTCCAGTGACTTTAGAGCTGGGCGGTAAATCACCTAACCTGTTCTTTGAAGACATCATGGACAAAGAAGATGACTACCTGGATAAAGCCCTTGAAGGCTTTGCCATGTTTGCCCTGAACCAAGGGGAAATTTGTACCTGCCCTTCGCGTGCCCTGGTGCAGGAAAGTATTGCGGATGAATTTTTAGCACGTGCGGTAGAACGTGTAAAACGCATTAAGACCGGACATCCTTTAGATACCACCACGATGATTGGTGCTCAAGCCTCACAGGAACAACAGGATAAGATTCTCGGCTGTATCGCCACCGGACGTGAAGAAGGTGCTGAGGTCTTACTCGGTGGTAGCGAACGTCAGGAAGTCGGTCAAGGCTTCTATATTGAACCGACCATTTTTAAAGGTTCGAATGAGATGCGTACCTTCCAAGAGGAAATCTTTGGACCGGTGCTTGCCGTGACCACCTTTAAAGACTTTGATGACGCGATCCGCATTGCCAATGATACGATTTATGGCCTCGGTGCCGGGGTCTGGTCGCGTTCGGCACATACCTCTTATCGTGCCGGTCGCGCCATTCAGGCCGGTCGGGTCTGGACCAACTGTTATCACATCTACCCGGCTCATGCGGCTTTTGGCGGTTACAAGAAATCCGGGATTGGCCGTGAGAACCACAAAATGATGCTGGATCATTACCAGCAGACCAAAAACCTGCTCGTGAGTTACTCGACAAAACCAGCAGGCTTCTTCTAA
- the tnpA gene encoding IS66-like element accessory protein TnpA, translating into MTTNHQTSIASLAKKRRTYSAEFKQQIVQACKAPDVSIASVALQHGLNTNLVSKWIRLIDGKPGNDRSPLPNKPAFIALSCSAPLDPTPTDMLMVQITLPHSKAEIGLKWQVSEIPALAELLKALAT; encoded by the coding sequence ATGACTACAAATCACCAGACATCCATCGCATCTCTTGCGAAAAAACGAAGAACATACAGTGCTGAATTTAAACAGCAGATCGTTCAGGCTTGTAAAGCACCGGACGTTTCAATTGCTTCGGTCGCTTTGCAACATGGATTGAATACAAATCTTGTATCCAAATGGATTCGCTTAATTGATGGTAAGCCAGGGAATGATCGCTCACCACTACCGAATAAACCTGCATTTATTGCCTTATCTTGCTCTGCACCATTAGATCCTACTCCTACTGACATGTTAATGGTTCAAATTACTTTACCCCACTCAAAAGCAGAAATTGGCTTGAAATGGCAAGTATCAGAAATACCTGCCTTGGCAGAATTACTCAAGGCACTTGCAACATGA
- the tnpB gene encoding IS66 family insertion sequence element accessory protein TnpB (TnpB, as the term is used for proteins encoded by IS66 family insertion elements, is considered an accessory protein, since TnpC, encoded by a neighboring gene, is a DDE family transposase.) produces MIRIDEIWLSTQPMDMRAGMDTTMAQVVRAFGYIKPHCAYLFCNKCGHRMKVLVHDGLGIWLCARRLEQGKFHWAQVHQGETVALSPEQLQALIQGLPWQRIGRQQVVTML; encoded by the coding sequence ATGATCCGCATTGATGAAATCTGGTTGTCTACTCAGCCCATGGACATGCGTGCAGGTATGGATACGACCATGGCTCAGGTGGTGAGAGCCTTTGGCTACATCAAACCGCATTGTGCTTACCTGTTCTGTAATAAATGTGGCCATCGCATGAAAGTACTGGTACATGATGGACTGGGCATCTGGCTGTGTGCCCGGCGGCTGGAACAGGGCAAATTTCACTGGGCTCAAGTTCACCAAGGTGAAACCGTGGCCCTCAGCCCGGAACAGTTACAGGCACTGATCCAAGGTTTGCCCTGGCAGCGCATTGGACGACAGCAGGTGGTGACGATGCTTTAA
- the tnpC gene encoding IS66 family transposase, translated as MNTLPDLSQLTHEQLLEFTRQLALQHQSLAQSNQQLDARVQHLEVTNQQLDSKVQHLSILTQKYEHELALFKRHKFAQKNEHLTTKQIHLWDEAVEEDIAAVDLELERLNADKTDAATEKATVNKPKRRLLPDHLHTIRIEHEPASTQCSCGCQLRRIGEDISEKLHFRPAQFYKEQHVRGKWVCDQCDTLTQQAMPAYVIDKGIASPELLSHVLVSKYADHLPLYRQRLIYQRAGIELSRSTLSDWIGRCGVELEPLANALKEVVLQQQVLHADETPVTIMRMGENDKKPKKGYVWAYATTQYNPVQAVIYDFQDSRSGQHAAEFLKGWQGYLVCDDYSGYKARFKSGQVIEVGCMAHARRKFHELHVTGKSQVAEQALVLIQKLYAIEAELRKKTDGTAEDRREYRQQHSQPVMQQLYEWLNQHHLTVPSSSPTAKAINYTLKRWPALSRYLDDGNLPICNNWVENQMRPWALGRKNWLFAGSLRSGQRAANIMTLIQSAKLNGLDPYAYLSDVLKRLPTHKATQIEELLPHRWKSNSN; from the coding sequence ATGAATACGCTGCCTGACTTAAGCCAACTGACCCATGAACAACTGCTGGAATTCACCAGGCAGTTGGCGCTGCAGCATCAGTCTCTAGCACAATCAAACCAGCAATTAGATGCCAGAGTTCAACATCTTGAAGTCACCAATCAGCAATTAGATTCTAAAGTTCAACATCTTTCTATTCTCACTCAAAAATACGAGCATGAACTGGCGCTGTTTAAACGGCATAAGTTCGCCCAGAAGAATGAACACTTAACGACCAAACAAATCCACCTGTGGGACGAAGCGGTTGAAGAAGATATTGCCGCGGTTGATCTAGAATTAGAACGATTAAATGCAGATAAAACCGATGCAGCGACAGAGAAAGCCACAGTCAACAAACCTAAACGTCGACTGCTGCCCGATCATCTACACACCATTCGTATTGAGCATGAACCAGCATCAACCCAATGCAGTTGTGGCTGCCAGTTACGTCGTATCGGCGAAGATATCAGTGAAAAACTGCATTTCAGACCGGCACAGTTCTATAAGGAACAGCATGTCCGTGGCAAATGGGTCTGTGATCAGTGTGACACCCTGACTCAGCAAGCGATGCCTGCCTATGTGATTGATAAAGGCATTGCTTCACCTGAACTGCTCAGCCATGTGCTGGTATCGAAGTATGCCGATCATTTACCGCTGTACCGTCAACGTCTGATCTATCAGCGGGCGGGAATCGAGCTTTCTAGATCAACGTTATCTGACTGGATAGGTCGCTGCGGTGTAGAACTGGAACCTCTGGCCAATGCCTTAAAAGAGGTGGTACTACAACAGCAGGTGCTGCATGCAGATGAAACACCGGTCACCATCATGCGGATGGGTGAGAATGATAAAAAACCGAAGAAAGGTTATGTCTGGGCCTATGCCACTACACAGTACAATCCAGTTCAGGCGGTGATCTATGACTTTCAGGATAGTCGTTCAGGCCAGCATGCTGCAGAGTTCTTGAAAGGCTGGCAGGGTTATCTAGTCTGTGATGATTACAGTGGTTATAAAGCACGCTTTAAATCAGGCCAGGTCATAGAGGTGGGCTGCATGGCCCATGCACGTCGTAAATTCCATGAACTGCATGTAACTGGGAAAAGTCAGGTCGCTGAACAGGCATTAGTGCTGATTCAGAAACTGTATGCGATAGAAGCAGAGCTCAGGAAAAAGACCGATGGTACAGCGGAAGACCGCCGCGAATACCGACAACAGCATAGTCAACCAGTGATGCAACAACTATATGAATGGCTCAACCAACATCATCTGACGGTGCCATCGAGTTCTCCCACCGCCAAGGCGATCAATTACACTCTGAAGCGTTGGCCAGCCTTAAGCCGCTATTTGGATGATGGCAATCTACCGATTTGCAATAATTGGGTAGAGAATCAAATGCGACCTTGGGCCTTAGGGCGCAAGAACTGGCTGTTTGCTGGCTCGCTGCGCAGTGGACAGCGAGCGGCAAATATCATGACGTTAATCCAGTCAGCAAAGCTGAATGGCTTGGATCCGTATGCCTATTTAAGTGATGTGCTGAAAAGGCTGCCGACGCATAAAGCGACCCAAATAGAAGAATTACTACCACATCGCTGGAAATCCAACTCAAATTAA
- a CDS encoding alpha/beta hydrolase: MTITLQTPRYQPDVLGAGYEQATLNFSDDYEGKVVATLIRKKAEQPTSKAVLYIHGFIDYFFQTEMAERFNAQGCDFYALDLRKYGRSYLPHQMYYNVHSLSEYDAEITQALAIIGAEGHDAVLLSGHSTGGLTTTLYASHHPKHPLIKALWLNSPFYDFNMSRLEKKLAIPTMSALGKRFPNLLFPSRLNKFYVPSLHVSDRGEWNFNLEWKQPRYPWVRLGFVHAIHEAQKEIHQGVALNVPTLLMYAHQSSYPRRFNRQAQSSDVILNIKDMVKYGKKISGDVQFCEIKNGLHDLILSEHPVREQVYRQLFDWLKHTGFLSR, from the coding sequence ATGACAATAACGCTCCAGACTCCCCGATATCAGCCTGATGTATTAGGCGCAGGATATGAACAGGCTACTTTAAATTTTTCTGATGATTATGAAGGCAAAGTGGTGGCCACTTTGATTCGTAAAAAAGCAGAGCAGCCCACCTCTAAAGCAGTACTCTATATTCACGGTTTTATTGACTATTTTTTCCAGACTGAAATGGCCGAGCGCTTTAATGCGCAGGGTTGTGATTTTTATGCGCTGGATTTGCGTAAATATGGGCGTTCTTATTTACCGCATCAAATGTACTATAACGTCCATTCGCTTTCTGAATATGATGCTGAAATTACTCAGGCGTTGGCAATTATTGGTGCTGAAGGTCATGATGCCGTCCTGCTCAGTGGCCATTCAACGGGTGGGCTAACCACCACCTTATATGCTTCACATCATCCGAAGCACCCCCTGATCAAAGCCTTATGGCTCAACAGCCCGTTTTATGACTTTAATATGAGCCGCCTGGAAAAGAAGCTGGCTATTCCCACAATGTCTGCACTGGGCAAACGCTTTCCCAACCTGCTGTTTCCGAGCCGCTTAAACAAATTCTATGTGCCGAGCCTGCATGTCAGTGATCGGGGGGAATGGAATTTTAACCTGGAATGGAAACAGCCGCGTTATCCATGGGTGCGTCTCGGCTTTGTACATGCCATTCATGAAGCACAAAAAGAAATTCATCAGGGCGTTGCCTTAAATGTTCCGACTCTACTGATGTACGCGCATCAGAGCAGCTATCCGCGCCGTTTCAACCGTCAAGCACAAAGCAGCGATGTGATCTTAAATATCAAGGATATGGTCAAATATGGCAAAAAAATATCAGGTGATGTGCAGTTCTGTGAAATTAAAAATGGCTTGCATGATCTGATACTATCGGAACACCCGGTACGCGAACAGGTTTACCGGCAACTCTTCGACTGGCTAAAACACACCGGCTTTCTGTCCCGTTAA
- a CDS encoding ABC transporter permease, whose protein sequence is MSSPISYLIDSKEHMEPSSQLKKLPRLKPRGGLRVMYASIRALILRELQTRFGQYRLGYVWVFLEPLLTIGIMVLLFATIRQRMAPGIEYEVFLINGIIPFFMFRTGVMLGTSAVESNKGLFSYRSVKPIDALVARNILELLLKFTAYMGFSVSFLWFGYSISLSEIPNLLFYWLLLFIFMFSCSLVFLVIADFSKEIVKILSPLFLILYLASGILYSIHIIPAEYRVYLLYNPLIHIFELMRNAVAPTYALVPGISLSYFIYWIIITLFLGLLLYKRFERRMVKSK, encoded by the coding sequence ATGTCATCGCCTATTTCTTACCTCATTGACTCAAAAGAGCATATGGAACCATCATCCCAGCTTAAAAAATTACCACGCCTTAAGCCTCGTGGTGGCCTGAGAGTAATGTATGCTTCGATTCGCGCGCTCATTTTGCGTGAACTTCAAACTCGTTTTGGCCAGTATCGCTTGGGCTATGTATGGGTGTTTTTAGAGCCACTCTTAACTATTGGGATCATGGTTTTATTATTCGCGACCATTAGACAGCGTATGGCCCCCGGTATTGAGTATGAGGTTTTTTTAATCAATGGGATCATTCCATTTTTTATGTTTCGAACAGGGGTCATGTTAGGGACGAGTGCAGTAGAGTCTAATAAGGGCTTATTTAGCTATCGTTCGGTAAAGCCTATTGATGCTTTAGTTGCTCGTAACATCTTAGAGCTGCTATTAAAATTTACAGCGTATATGGGCTTTAGTGTTAGTTTCTTATGGTTCGGTTATTCTATAAGCTTAAGCGAAATTCCTAATTTATTATTTTATTGGTTACTTTTATTTATTTTCATGTTTAGTTGTAGCCTTGTATTTTTAGTAATTGCTGACTTCTCCAAAGAAATTGTTAAAATTCTTTCTCCGCTATTTTTAATTCTATATTTGGCTTCAGGTATTTTATATTCAATTCATATTATACCGGCAGAGTATCGTGTGTATTTACTTTATAATCCACTTATTCACATTTTTGAACTAATGAGAAATGCTGTTGCACCGACTTATGCTTTAGTACCTGGTATTAGTTTATCTTATTTTATTTATTGGATAATTATTACTCTGTTTTTGGGGCTTTTATTATATAAGCGTTTTGAACGTCGTATGGTGAAGTCAAAATGA
- a CDS encoding ABC transporter ATP-binding protein codes for MIELRNLTKSYITPKGRHYVFKNLSAILPENKSVALLGKNGAGKSTLLRIIGGIDYADEGEVITNKTISWPVALSGGFQGSLTARQNVRFVARLYVSNEDEVEYVVNFVEEFAEIGKYFDMPMKSYSSGMRSRIGFGLSMAFNFDYYLLDEAGAVGDASFRKKSQALLDDLKQNSNIIMVSHNVKDLLRNCDVAFLVRDGKAEYFDNMQDAIEVYQEYVK; via the coding sequence ATGATAGAGCTTCGTAACCTGACCAAGTCTTATATTACTCCCAAAGGACGGCATTATGTATTTAAAAACCTTAGTGCCATATTACCAGAAAACAAAAGTGTAGCTTTACTAGGTAAAAATGGCGCAGGTAAAAGTACGCTATTACGTATTATTGGTGGGATCGACTATGCCGATGAAGGCGAGGTGATTACCAATAAAACAATTTCCTGGCCGGTTGCTTTATCTGGTGGTTTTCAGGGCAGTCTGACAGCACGGCAAAATGTCCGTTTTGTTGCCAGACTTTATGTAAGTAATGAAGATGAAGTTGAATATGTTGTAAATTTTGTAGAAGAGTTTGCTGAAATTGGAAAGTATTTTGATATGCCGATGAAAAGCTATTCGAGTGGTATGCGGAGCCGGATCGGGTTCGGATTGAGTATGGCATTTAACTTTGACTATTATTTGCTTGATGAGGCGGGGGCAGTGGGTGATGCTTCATTCCGCAAGAAAAGTCAGGCATTACTAGATGATTTAAAGCAAAATTCAAATATTATTATGGTTTCACATAATGTGAAAGATTTATTGCGTAATTGTGATGTGGCTTTTTTGGTCAGAGATGGAAAGGCTGAATATTTTGACAATATGCAAGATGCAATAGAGGTATATCAAGAATATGTTAAGTAA
- a CDS encoding capsule biosynthesis protein, whose product MLSKKNKKLFIAYSCIVLIPLLVIMLYLMIFAKDRYESNSILLVKQVAETQVSDNSGLGALLGVANTSREDAQILKEYIRSRDMVEKLDQKLNLRKAFYAQKDPLFALEKDASIEELVEYFNKVVKIDLDEQTMMLAITSQGFTSDFSLKLNHEILNLSDEFINGVSKSIAQEQQSFAEKQYQEAAKQLDEARRAVLVYQNENEIFDPELQAKAVATLVSSLQNNLAQLKTEERTLLSYLTPEAPQVIALKSQIESVEKQIDAESAKLTSPNNSKLNQNVADFEALKAQVEFATDLYKISLASLEKARLEASRKLKKLVVIAEPRLAEDALYPRKVYISITSFILLNIVFGIGLLIHSIIREHRE is encoded by the coding sequence ATGTTAAGTAAAAAAAATAAAAAACTGTTCATTGCATATAGCTGTATTGTGCTTATTCCTTTACTAGTCATAATGTTGTATTTGATGATCTTTGCAAAAGATCGTTATGAGTCAAACTCAATTTTACTGGTTAAGCAGGTTGCTGAAACACAGGTTTCGGATAATAGTGGTTTGGGTGCTTTGTTGGGAGTGGCGAACACAAGTCGTGAAGATGCTCAGATTTTAAAAGAATATATTCGCTCTCGTGACATGGTTGAAAAACTAGACCAAAAGCTTAATTTGAGAAAAGCATTTTATGCTCAAAAAGATCCTCTTTTCGCACTCGAGAAAGATGCTTCTATTGAAGAATTGGTTGAATACTTTAATAAAGTCGTCAAAATTGACTTGGATGAGCAAACGATGATGTTAGCTATTACGTCTCAAGGATTTACTTCAGACTTTTCATTAAAACTGAATCATGAAATTTTAAACCTAAGTGATGAGTTTATTAATGGAGTCTCTAAAAGTATTGCTCAAGAACAACAGTCTTTTGCAGAGAAACAATACCAAGAGGCCGCTAAACAACTCGATGAAGCACGCCGGGCTGTACTAGTTTATCAAAATGAAAATGAAATCTTTGATCCTGAATTACAGGCAAAGGCGGTTGCAACCTTGGTTTCTAGCTTACAAAATAACTTGGCTCAATTAAAAACTGAAGAGCGCACTCTGCTTAGCTACTTAACACCTGAAGCCCCTCAGGTCATTGCACTAAAGAGTCAGATTGAATCAGTTGAAAAACAAATTGATGCAGAAAGTGCGAAGCTTACCTCTCCCAATAACTCTAAATTGAACCAGAATGTTGCTGATTTTGAAGCATTAAAAGCCCAAGTAGAATTTGCTACAGACTTATATAAAATTTCATTGGCATCACTTGAAAAAGCACGATTAGAAGCCTCAAGAAAATTGAAAAAGTTAGTTGTAATTGCTGAGCCTCGTCTGGCTGAAGATGCTTTATACCCACGTAAAGTGTATATCAGTATCACCTCATTTATTCTACTCAATATTGTTTTTGGTATTGGACTATTGATCCATTCGATTATTCGTGAGCACAGAGAATAA